A section of the Streptomyces sp. NBC_01363 genome encodes:
- a CDS encoding DUF4193 domain-containing protein: MATDYDTPRKTDDDVDQDSLEELKARRSDKTASAVDVDEFDAAEGLELPGADLSNEELAVRVLPKQADEFTCMSCFLVHHRSQLAREKNGQPICRDCD, from the coding sequence ATGGCAACGGATTACGACACCCCACGCAAGACCGATGACGACGTCGACCAGGACAGCCTCGAAGAACTCAAGGCTCGCCGGAGCGACAAGACGGCGTCCGCCGTCGACGTCGACGAATTCGACGCGGCCGAAGGACTGGAGCTGCCCGGCGCAGACCTGTCCAACGAGGAGCTGGCCGTCAGGGTCCTGCCCAAGCAGGCCGACGAGTTCACGTGCATGAGCTGCTTCCTCGTGCACCACAGGAGCCAGCTGGCACGCGAGAAGAACGGCCAGCCGATCTGCCGCGACTGCGACTAG
- a CDS encoding response regulator transcription factor, whose protein sequence is MRVLVVEDEQLLADAVATGLRREAMAVDVVYDGAAALERIEVNDYDVVVLDRDLPLVHGDDVCRRIVELGMPTRVLMLTASGDVSDRVEGLELGADDYLPKPFAFSELTARVRALGRRTTVALPPVLERAGIKLDPNRREVFRGETEVQLAPKEFAVLEVLMRSEGAVVSAEQLLEKAWDENTDPFTNVVRVTVMTLRRKLGEPPVIVTVPGSGYRI, encoded by the coding sequence GTGCGCGTACTCGTCGTGGAGGACGAGCAACTGCTCGCCGATGCGGTGGCCACCGGATTGCGCCGGGAGGCCATGGCCGTCGATGTCGTGTACGACGGTGCGGCGGCCCTGGAGCGCATCGAGGTCAACGACTACGACGTCGTGGTGCTGGACCGGGATCTCCCCCTGGTGCACGGCGACGACGTCTGCCGCCGGATCGTCGAGCTGGGCATGCCCACCCGGGTGCTCATGCTCACCGCGTCCGGTGACGTCAGCGACCGGGTCGAGGGCCTGGAGCTGGGTGCCGACGACTATCTGCCCAAGCCGTTCGCGTTCAGCGAGCTCACCGCGCGGGTGCGGGCGCTCGGCCGGCGTACGACGGTGGCCCTGCCGCCCGTCCTGGAGCGGGCCGGCATCAAGCTCGACCCCAACCGGCGCGAGGTCTTCCGGGGCGAGACGGAGGTCCAGCTCGCGCCGAAGGAGTTCGCCGTGCTGGAGGTCCTGATGCGCAGCGAGGGCGCGGTCGTCTCGGCCGAGCAGCTGCTGGAGAAGGCCTGGGACGAGAACACCGACCCGTTCACCAACGTCGTCCGGGTGACCGTGATGACGCTGCGCCGGAAACTCGGCGAGCCGCCGGTGATCGTCACCGTGCCCGGTTCCGGCTACCGGATCTGA
- a CDS encoding HAMP domain-containing sensor histidine kinase has product MPTAPAPPTAPPKPTWEPKQQEPPYWLRPTIRIRLTLLYGGMFLIAGILLLSIIYMLAAQALHVGSELPFKIVNGQVTSNVCNLPEKASPESFNAAMNSCVNHQRQQALDTLLNRSLLALVGLSVIAFAFGYAMAGRVLSPLGRITRTARRVAGTDLSRRIELDGPDDELKELADTFDEMLDRLERAFTAQQRFVGNASHELRTPLAINRTLLEVHLSDPQAPPELKQLGKTLLATNERSEQLVEGLLLLARSDNQIVERKPVDLAEVASRAIDQTRGEAEERGVAIRGERAPAVVQGNGVLLERIALNLVQNAVRYNVPEEGWVEVTTELQGGQALLVVSNTGPVVPAYEIDNLFEPFRRLRTERTGSDKGVGLGLSIARSVARAHGGRIIAEPREGGGLVMRVSLPV; this is encoded by the coding sequence ATGCCCACCGCCCCCGCGCCGCCGACGGCGCCCCCGAAGCCCACCTGGGAGCCCAAACAGCAGGAGCCCCCCTACTGGCTGCGCCCGACCATCCGGATACGGCTCACGCTGCTCTACGGCGGCATGTTCCTGATCGCCGGCATCCTGCTGCTGTCGATCATCTACATGCTGGCCGCGCAGGCCCTGCACGTGGGCAGCGAGCTTCCGTTCAAGATCGTCAACGGGCAGGTCACCAGTAATGTCTGCAACCTGCCCGAGAAGGCGTCGCCGGAGTCCTTCAACGCGGCGATGAACTCCTGCGTCAATCACCAGCGACAGCAGGCGCTCGACACGCTCCTCAACCGGTCGCTGCTGGCCCTGGTGGGCCTGAGCGTCATCGCCTTCGCCTTCGGCTACGCGATGGCCGGGCGCGTGCTCTCGCCGCTGGGCCGGATCACCCGCACCGCCCGCCGGGTGGCCGGAACCGACCTGTCCCGCCGGATCGAGCTGGACGGCCCGGACGACGAGCTGAAGGAGCTCGCCGACACCTTCGACGAGATGCTCGACCGCCTGGAGCGGGCCTTCACCGCCCAGCAGCGGTTCGTCGGCAACGCGTCGCACGAGCTGCGCACGCCGCTCGCGATCAACCGCACACTGCTGGAGGTCCATCTCTCCGATCCCCAGGCCCCGCCGGAGCTGAAGCAGCTCGGCAAGACCCTGCTGGCCACCAACGAGCGCAGTGAGCAGCTGGTCGAGGGCCTGCTGCTGCTGGCCCGCAGCGACAACCAGATCGTCGAGCGCAAACCGGTCGACCTCGCGGAGGTCGCCTCGCGCGCGATCGACCAGACACGCGGCGAGGCCGAGGAGCGTGGTGTGGCGATCCGCGGCGAGCGGGCTCCGGCGGTCGTCCAGGGCAACGGCGTCCTGCTGGAGCGGATTGCCCTGAACCTCGTACAGAACGCCGTGCGCTACAACGTTCCCGAGGAGGGCTGGGTGGAGGTCACCACCGAGCTGCAGGGCGGCCAGGCCCTGCTGGTGGTCTCGAACACCGGGCCCGTGGTGCCCGCGTACGAGATCGACAACCTCTTCGAGCCCTTCAGACGGCTGCGTACGGAGCGAACGGGCAGCGACAAGGGGGTCGGGCTCGGCCTGTCGATCGCGCGGTCCGTGGCGCGCGCCCACGGCGGCCGTATCATCGCGGAGCCCCGTGAAGGCGGTGGTCTCGTGATGCGCGTCTCACTTCCGGTCTGA